From Brassica oleracea var. oleracea cultivar TO1000 chromosome C3, BOL, whole genome shotgun sequence, a single genomic window includes:
- the LOC106331681 gene encoding dof zinc finger protein DOF5.3-like: MCLSPPTFPSIYTYAWLFRLFHFYTHIHLSNLNKQSPSLLHINNSHSSNNLPGASLMDHLLQQQDVFGNYNKAREAMGVTCLSNPTQLDQNEKKPSPATGAARPQPPELAVRCPRCDSTNTKFCYYNNYSLSQPRYFCKSCRRYWTKGGTLRNIPVGGGCRKNKRSATRSLRTTPEPASLDGKAFSAASFGGYSNNDHIDLSLAFALLNKQPPGSSSQLGFGSSHQSDTESVFGTGQQKGNAGYAFGNGSSGLDMAMSDPNKVLWGFPWQVNGESFGMMNMGGGGHVDQLDSGREIWTNMNYINSGALM, from the exons ATGTGCCTCTCTCCTCCCACATTCCCATCTATATATACATATGCTTGGCTTTTCCGTTTGTTCCACTTTTATACTCATATCCATCTCTCTAATCTCAATAAACAGTCTCCATCTCTCCTACACATAAACAACTCACACTCATCTAATAATCTTCCAGGAGCTTCTCTTATGGATCATTTGCTACAGCAACAG GATGTTTTTGGGAATTATAACAAAGCAAGAGAAGCCATGGGAGTAACCTGTTTGTCAAACCCAACACAATTAGACCAAAATGAGAAAAAACCTTCTCCGGCAACTGGGGCGGCGAGGCCACAGCCACCGGAGCTAGCCGTGAGATGTCCACGTTGCGACTCAACGAACACAAAGTTTTGCTACTACAACAACTACAGCCTCTCTCAGCCTCGCTACTTCTGCAAATCATGTAGGAGATACTGGACCAAAGGCGGAACCCTAAGGAACATTCCCGTCGGAGGCGGCTGCCGGAAGAACAAACGGTCGGCGACAAGAAGCCTTAGAACCACCCCGGAACCAGCGTCCCTCGACGGCAAAGCGTTCTCGGCCGCGAGTTTCGGTGGGTACAGTAACAATGACCACATTGATCTCAGCTTAGCCTTTGCATTGCTGAACAAGCAACCTCCGGGGAGTTCTTCGCAGCTAGGGTTCGGTAGCTCTCATCAGTCTGACACGGAGAGTGTGTTTGGAACAGGCCAGCAAAAGGGGAACGCTGGTTATGCGTTTGGAAACGGGAGCAGCGGTTTGGATATGGCCATGAGTGATCCAAACAAAGTCTTATGGGGATTTCCTTGGCAGGTGAATGGAGAGAGCTTTGGGATGATGAACATGGGAGGAGGAGGTCATGTAGATCAGCTTGATTCAGGGAGAGAAATTTGGACCAATATGAACTATATTAATTCTGGTGCTTTGATGTAG